The Choristoneura fumiferana chromosome 10, NRCan_CFum_1, whole genome shotgun sequence genome has a segment encoding these proteins:
- the Ndg gene encoding nidogen, protein MWTCAGVLALAACACAITRDQLYPHGPGLDLKLPKGAEIVSPEVPLKVPVVFYGETYDKIFVNNYGVLTFRADISSFLNTEFPLPYPSIAAFYSNIDTSESGAVYYRETDENHVLVKAEESIQNNFHEYYDFHPTSIFIVTWLEVPYAGSQENRRNTFQVVVISNGTESFVEFLYPDRDIQWIQREMPPGSLPDAKAQAGFVAEDGRMLHLRGSGSHQIRNIVAWSNMHEPGKYVFRVGNISLDGNIVVPDLYNQYEAEFEEESKTCAQSGPSVCHTHARCVDYQAGICCQCSEGFYGNGKYCVKNDAPLRVHGKLNGVVNDISINDVDIQAYVVVADGRSYTALSQAPSPLGSSLQLVNVLGGVVGWLFAKPSGAASNGYQLTGAVFNHTADIYFPATQNRVTLTQEFLGHDVFDQIALDSDIRGSLPQVEFGAKLQISEYEEQYTLVEAGLIRSESTRTLTNKLTGVNYEQRVSQTFTYNPCHYAPAAPEDAISSTLKVSKNYLGYEPKDNIVRYGMSNKIVPLGQEDPCIVGRSACGPHSSCVVQGSSFTCVCESGFTNVYIDDALACIDVDECNAGTHNCDTNADCYNHDGGFQCRCRDGFEGNGVSCTQVSQCRDITCNQHAQCQEGYNGSGPTCVCTPGYTGDGQRCWLINEFTCDVLQNCSPQATCIFSQVSNSHICQCNPGYIGDGYYCAVQAPTYISTLPPVTTTPPPTPTTEEAENNETFVLPTCSVYGCDCPEGYSRFKDERNNDLCRLDEYEVPSPIQETNDSSITCTTDSNCPPNAVCTVTLDPVDGQYVSHCVCPEGYEGDAYECIERISDSCSCGPNAHCYPTSNGDICMCDPSYHGDGYDCRPKLICTNSSECESHAECRLDTASNEMVCQCVPGYVKDENEACIPDRPLCNGAVCAEHATCLYDDTIGISYCHCDSGYGGEGILNCSPVRATCDVANDCHESATCSLSFENVYQCVCNEGYVGDGYDCRLEPSCKTDPDMCDPQASCLKRNEGYVCECNSGYSGDGSRCTLNPRQLGNFLVASDGVFVYKVPFESSARTYATPINSGIDQIAVGIDVDCQSGKIYWGDVVSNSIKRANYDGSSFELFLATGIKSPEGVAIDWSARNIFWTDSKKLTIEVANIDTKVRAVLFSKNDIRNPRGIAVHPGRGKVFWSDWNRASPKIEWANMDGSQRGVFVDNSEVKLPNSLAIDWARDRLCYADAGLFAIKCVSLKTMERETVVQNCSYPFGLAINDNTFYWTDWKTLKIENIDTLTQRKGQLPIATASRRLYGVAVAPSQCPGSSNVCQYRNGNCESDQICVPDGNGSRLCLPGDNSYGY, encoded by the exons GTGAACAACTACGGAGTACTTACATTCAGAGCAGacatatcatcatttctgaatACCGAGTTTCCACTGCCATATCCCTCGATAGCAGCATTCTACTCAAATATAGACACCTCAGAATCTGGCGCCGTCTATTACAGAGAGACTGACGAAAACCACGTTTTGGTAAAAGCCGAAGAGAGCATTCAAAATAATTTCCACGAATACTATGATTTTCATCCTACCAGCATATTCATAGTCACGTGGCTTGAGGTACCGTACGCCGGCTCACAGGAAAATCGACGGAACACTTTTCAAGTCGTTGTCATTAGTAACGGCACAGAGAGCTTTGTTGAATTCCTATACCCTGACAGAGACATTCAGTGGATCCAACGAGAGATGCCACCTGGAAGCTTACCTGATGCCAAGGCACAAGCTGGCTTTGTTGCTGAAGATGGTCGTATGTTACACCTTAGAGGTTCAGGCAGTCACCAAATACGAAATATCGTTGC ATGGTCGAACATGCACGAACCGGGGAAGTATGTGTTTCGTGTAGGTAACATTTCTTTGGATGGCAACATCGTCGTGCCGGACCTGTACAATCAATACGAAGCGGAGTTCGAGGAAGAATCCAAAACTTGCGCTCAAAGTGGACCCAGCGTGTGCCACACGCACGCGAGGTGTGTCGACTATCAAGCGGGAATCTGCTGCCAATGCAGTGAGGGATTCTATGGTAACGGAAAATATTGCGTAAAAAATGATGCCCCACTACGAGTTCACGGCAAACTGAACGGTGTCGTAAACGATATTTCAATAAACGACGTTGACATCCAGGCATACGTTGTGGTTGCAGACGGGCGATCATACACAGCGCTGTCGCAAGCCCCGAGTCCTTTAGGAAGTAGCCTTCAATTAGTAAATGTTCTCGGTGGAGTTGTCGGGTGGTTATTCGCGAAGCCTTCAGGAGCTGCTAGCAACGGTTACCAATTAACAGGAGCTGTGTTCAACCATACAGCGGACATATATTTCCCAGCAACACAGAACAGAGTGACACTTACGCAAGAGTTCTTAGGTCATGATGTTTTCGATCAAATCGCTTTGGATTCCGACATACGAGGATCGTTGCCACAAGTCGAATTTGGTGCCAAACTTCAAATTTCAGAATATGAAGAGCAGTACACACTCGTGGAAGCGGGATTAATACGATCAGAGTCGACTCGCACTCTAACTAATAAATTAACAGGAGTCAACTATGAACAAAGGGTTTCGCAAACCTTTACGTATAACCCGTGTCATTATGCACCCGCGGCACCAGAAGACGCTATTTCGTCTACTTTGAAAGTCTCAAAGAATTATTTAGGTTACGAACCCAAGGACAACATAGTCAGGTACGGAATGAGCAATAAAATTGTGCCACTAGGACAAGAAGATCCATGTATTGTCGGTCGAAGTGCGTGTGGGCCACATAGCTCTTGCGTGGTGCAAGGTAGCTCCTTCACTTGTGTCTGCGAGTCAGGATTCACAAACGTGTACATAGATGACGCGCTCGCTTGTATAGATGTAGACGAATGCAACGCTGGAACACACAACTGCGACACAAACGCTGACTGCTACAACCATGATGGAGGATTTCAGTGCCGTTGTCGCGATGGATTTGAAGGGAATGGTGTCAGTTGCACTCAAGTGTCCCAATGCAGAGATATAACTTGCAACCAACATGCTCAATGCCAAGAAGGCTACAATGGAAGTGGACCGACATGTGTGTGCACCCCAGGATACACTGGTGACGGACAGAGATGTTGGCTTATCAATGAATTCACTTGCGACGTTTTGCAAAATTGTTCACCTCAAGCCACATGCATCTTCTCACAAGTCAGCAACAGTCATATTTGCCAATGTAATCCTGGTTACATTGGTGATGGTTATTACTGCGCCGTACAAGCTCCAACGTACATTTCCACACTACCACCTGTTACTACAACTCCACCACCAACACCTACTACCGAAGAAGCCGAAAATAACGAGACTTTTGTATTGCCTACCTGCAGTGTATATGGCTGTGATTGCCCCGAGGGCTATTCGAGATTTAAAGACGAAAGAAATAACGATCTGTGTCGTCTTGACGAATACGAGGTTCCAAGTCCTATACAAGAAACTAATGACTCTTCGa TAACATGCACGACGGATTCTAATTGTCCACCGAACGCGGTTTGTACCGTTACACTTGACCCTGTTGACGGACAATACGTATCACACTGCGTTTGTCCCGAAGGATATGAAGGTGATGCATACGAGTGCATCGAACGAATTTCCGACTCCTGCTCCTGCGGCCCAAATGCTCACTGCTACCCAACCAGCAACGGCGACATATGCATGTGCGACCCCAGTTACCACGGCGACGGCTATGACTGCCGACCTAAGCTTATTTGCACAAATAGTTCGGAATGTGAAAGCCACGCTGAATGCCGACTTGACACTGCCAGCAATGAGATGGTTTGTCAGTGCGTACCAGGATACGTCAAAGACGAAAACGAAGCATGTATCCCTGACCGCCCACTTTGCAACGGAGCGGTATGCGCTGAGCACGCCACGTGCCTATATGACGACACAATTGGGATAAGCTACTGCCACTGCGACTCAGGCTATGGAGGCGAGGGCATTTTGAATTGCTCACCCGTCCGTGCTACGTGCGACGTAGCCAATGACTGCCACGAAAGCGCTACATGCTCATTGTCGTTTGAAAACGTCTATCAGTGTGTTTGTAATGAAGGATATGTTGGAGATGGTTATGACTGCAGATTAGAACCTAGCTGCAAAACCGACCCTGACATGTGCGATCCACAAGCCTCTTGTCTAAAACGTAACGAGGGGTACGTCTGCGAGTGTAACTCTGGATACTCTGGGGATGGCAGTCGATGCACACTAAACCCTAGACAACTCGGCAACTTCTTAGTGGCTAGTGATGGCGTGTTCGTGTACAAGGTGCCATTTGAGAGCTCTGCCCGAACCTATGCTACTCCCATTAATAGCGGTATAGACCAAATTGCCGTCGGTATCGACGTTGACTgccaaagtggtaaaatttaTTGGGGAGACGTGGTCAGTAACTCAATCAAGCGTGCAAATTACGATGGTTCATCATTTGAACTGTTTCTAGCTACTG GTATCAAATCGCCGGAGGGAGTGGCCATTGACTGGTCAGCACGTAACATATTCTGGACGGATTCAAAGAAGTTGACAATAGAGGTTGCTAATATTGACACCAAAGTAAGAGCAGTATTGTTTTCCAAAAACGACATCAGAAACCCGAGAGGCATCGCAGTCCATCCAGGAAGAGG AAAGGTATTCTGGTCAGATTGGAACCGCGCGAGTCCTAAAATCGAGTGGGCCAACATGGACGGATCCCAGCGAGGCGTCTTCGTGGACAACTCGGAGGTGAAACTGCCAAACTCTTTGGCCATAGATTGGGCGAGAGATCGGCTGTGCTATGCCGACGCTGGACTGTTCGCTATAAAGTGCGTGAGTCTGAAGACAATGGAGAGAGAAACCGTTGTGCAGAATTGCTCGTACCCCTTCGGACTAGCAATCAATGACAATACATTCTATTGGACGGATTGGAAAAC gctcaaaattgaaaacatcgACACACTAACCCAGAGGAAGGGACAGCTTCCAATCGCGACAGCATCGCGTCGGTTGTACGGCGTGGCGGTCGCCCCCAGCCAATGTCCAGGATCCAGCAACGTCTGCCAGTACCGGAACGGCAACTGCGAGTCAGACCAAATCTGTGTGCCGGACGGAAACGGAAGCAGACTGTGCTTACCCGGTGACAACTCGTACGGCTATTAA